In Aphelocoma coerulescens isolate FSJ_1873_10779 chromosome 3, UR_Acoe_1.0, whole genome shotgun sequence, a single window of DNA contains:
- the GCM1 gene encoding chorion-specific transcription factor GCMa, whose translation MLKGADESVMEQEDSASRHGEMTSWDINDIKLPQHVSQTDWFQEWPDSYVKHIYSSEDKNAQRHHSSWAMRNTNNHNSRILKKSCLGVVVCGNDCSTLDGRKIYLRPAICDKARQKQQRRCCPNCNGPLRLLSCRGHGGYPVTNFWRHEGQFIFFQSKGAHDHPRPETKLEAEARRSIQKAKTAFSPSSLRLKRIQEIESLTGAVPTQEALPLVLSKLDAHMSPANFTGHLSKSFQEPALSSCSGRLPYPRTAREDGASGEAPTWSRSLSLGRTPRAERLCSVPAVPCTGPSPQQCAHLSTQHIPDSSRCLQGEAKETEAGEATKCVSTTATTTCFLTCTHYGDWV comes from the exons ATGCTGAAAGGTGCAGATGAATCTGTTATGGAGCAGGAGGACTCTGCTTCCCGACATGGAGAAATGACGAGTTGGGATATCAATGACATCAAACTTCCCCAG CATGTAAGCCAGACAGACTGGTTTCAAGAATGGCCAGATTCCTATGTAAAACATATCTATAGCTCAGAGGATAAAAATGCTCAGAGGCACCACAGCAGCTGGGCAATGAGAAACACCAACAACCACAACTCTCGCATCTTAAAAAAGTCCTGCCTTGGGGTAGTGGTTTGTGGTAACGACTGCTCGACCTTGGACGGGAGGAAGATCTACCTAAGACCAGCCATATGTGATAAAGCCAGGCAAAAACAACAGC ggagatgctgtccaaaCTGCAATGGACCGCTGCGACTCCTTTCCTGCCGAGGCCATGGTGGTTACCCAGTTACCAACTTCTGGAGGCATGAAGGCCAGTTCATATTTTTCCAG TCCAAAGGAGCTCATGACCACCCACGTCCAGAAACAAAACTAgaagcagaagcaagaagatcaATCCAAAAAGCAAAGACAGCTTTCTCTCCATCTTCTCTAAGATTAAAAAGAATCCAGGAGATTGAG TCTCTGACAGGTGCAGTGCCGACACAGGAGGCTTTGCCTTTGGTTCTTTCCAAGCTGGATGCTCACATGTCACCTGCTAATTTCACGGGACATTTAAGCAAAAGcttccaggagccagcactgagcagctgctctgggcgtCTGCCATACCCAAGGACAGCCAGGGAGGATGGGGCCTCCGGAGAGGCACCAACCTGGAGCCGAAGCCTTTCCCTCGGGAGGACCCCCAGAGCCGAGAGGCTGTGCagtgtccctgctgtgccctgcacaGGCCCTTCCCCTCAGCAGTGCGCCCACCTCAGCACCCAGCACATCC CCGACAGCTCTCGGTGCCTCCAAGGGGAAGCGAAGGAGACAGAGGCGGGGGAGGCCACCAAGTGTGTCTCAACTACTGCAACAACGACATGTTTTTTAACCTGTACCCACTACGGTGACTGGGTTTAA